The genomic DNA AGGCAGCCCGGGAGATCCACTTATGTACGAACTGCTCCAGCATAATGTAAAAAATAAAAAGATGGAGTGCGCGATAATGAGACTTGCTCCCCATTATCAGGACCCTGAGGGCGTATACACCTCTTACCCCGGCGAAGAATCCTTCCTCGTCCTCAGCGGCACAGTGGAGTTCGAGCAGGAAGGCAGCGTTTACACGTTGAACGAGGGCGACAACATCTACTATGAGTGTTCAAAACCGTTCCGCCTCTTCAATCCCTGCGATACCGAAGCCGTAATAGTCGGCGTATGCACCCCGCCGCACCGGCAGCTGGAAGAGGAATAAAAGATACAGGCGATAAAAAAATCCTGAAGATATTCTTCCGGATTTTTTTATCGCCTCAGCTATATTGCTAATGATGTGTGCTGCGCTTTGATTAAAACACCTTAGGAATAATGCAAGTCAATTCCAAACAGCTCCTGGAACATCCGTTATTCCAAATCCGGCATTGTCGTTCATGTGTATCTCAGGGCCGTTAGTGAAGGCAGGTCCACCGCTCACCTGATGCTCAGAACATAAATTGGGGCCATCAAGATCTACGCTGGCAACACAGCTAAAAGACGATGCGATATGCGCCGCCGCAGCCGCGGACACCTTGCCTTCCAGCATAGCCCCTACCATAACCTTGACCCCAAAAGCCTGAGCAACAGATATTATCCGCAGTGCCCCCCTGACCCCACCGCATTTCATCAGCTTTATATTTATCATATCGGCAGCGTGTGTTTTTATTACGTCAATAGCATCTTTGACACTTTGGCAGCTTTCATCAGCCATTACCGGAAACGGAGAACGCTCCGTAACAAATCTCAATCCATCCATATCAAAGCTTTTTACAGGCTGTTCCACAAGCTCTATGGCGAAACCCGCGGCTTCCATCTCGTTCAATATCTTCACCGCCTCGTTGGGTTTCCACCCTTGGTTGGCATCCAAGCGAACCTTGACATCAGAACCGACAGCGTTAAATATTGTCTTCAGCCTTTCAAAATCCAGAGAGACCTCACCTCCAACCTTTATTTTTACAATGGAGAAACCTCTTTCTACCGCGGCGATTGTATCCGCTGCCATGACTTCAGGGCTGTTAAGGCTTATCGTTACGTCAGAAGCTATACTTTTACCGTTCCCTCCAAATAATTTCCAAACGGGTTGCCCTATGGATTTTCCCCATATATCATGTAGCGCTATATCCACAGCCGCTTTTGCGCTAGTGTTGTGCAGTAACGCACCATCAAGGAGTTCTAGGTTCCCCTCCAGATATTCGCAGTCGCTTCCCAACAGCAGCGGCGCAATTACTTCATTGACCGCCCCCGTGATGGAGCCTACCGTTTCCCCAGTTACCTTCGCCGTTGGCGGTGCCGCTCCCCAGCCTACTAAACCGGAATCTGTTTCTATTCGAACGATCACGTCAGTCAGTACATCTACGCTCCGCACTGCTGTTATAAACGGTGTTTTCAGCGGGGACAATAAAAGGCCTGTATTGATAGATTTTATTTTCATTTATATCTTCCTTTACATAAAAGAAAAGCTCTCGCTTTTACTGTCTAATCGCTGCCATGACTGTGAATATCAGCATCATGGCAGGCAACAAAATGTCCTGGCTCATACTCAATTAATTTGGGCTGGCATTCACGACACAGATCTCTTGCATAATTACATCTGGGGCTGAAACGACAATTGTCTGGAAGATCGATAGGAGAGGTGATTTCTCCTCTCAATACGACACG from Cloacibacillus sp. includes the following:
- a CDS encoding XRE family transcriptional regulator — protein: MIGGRIKKLRKERGATLKEVAEATGLSQGYLSQIETDKVEPSISVLRKLASYYKVLMLYFFDTDPVDNIVVRKDERRIIGSPGDPLMYELLQHNVKNKKMECAIMRLAPHYQDPEGVYTSYPGEESFLVLSGTVEFEQEGSVYTLNEGDNIYYECSKPFRLFNPCDTEAVIVGVCTPPHRQLEEE
- a CDS encoding dipeptide epimerase, whose protein sequence is MKIKSINTGLLLSPLKTPFITAVRSVDVLTDVIVRIETDSGLVGWGAAPPTAKVTGETVGSITGAVNEVIAPLLLGSDCEYLEGNLELLDGALLHNTSAKAAVDIALHDIWGKSIGQPVWKLFGGNGKSIASDVTISLNSPEVMAADTIAAVERGFSIVKIKVGGEVSLDFERLKTIFNAVGSDVKVRLDANQGWKPNEAVKILNEMEAAGFAIELVEQPVKSFDMDGLRFVTERSPFPVMADESCQSVKDAIDVIKTHAADMINIKLMKCGGVRGALRIISVAQAFGVKVMVGAMLEGKVSAAAAAHIASSFSCVASVDLDGPNLCSEHQVSGGPAFTNGPEIHMNDNAGFGITDVPGAVWN